The DNA segment CAACTTTTGTAGCAATCCTCTTTCGTATCAAATATTTAGCTTTATCTGCGGCAAGAAAATTTAAACTTCTGCCAAATCTCGTTTCAAcatattcttcattgaCTCTATTTTCATCCTCCGTCAcagtttttcttccattaGCAATTGTTTTCATCTCCTTGGAACTATCCTTAACTCGCAATTCATGTAGAATGTACTCTGCCATCCTGCTGGACACAATTTCACCCGAATGTTGCCAGTATTGTTTCATTACTGGAAATATTTCCTGGTCTACGAAAACAACCGTAATCTTACACTCCCTTCTCCAAAGCTTTTCCTCCTGGTTCATAGGTTTAGGTGTACATAACTGTAATATCCGTACTTTGGTTGAAAGACCTGTTTTCACTTTGATGAACTCCCTGCACCTATTGGCCACCCTATACGAGGGGAAGCAAAGACATGTCTCATTTTCCATCGAGTACTTACCGCATAAAGCTTCACATAGCTTTTTTATTGACTTGTGTACGAAAAACCTTGGGTATCCAGTGGTAAGTGAGTTTATTATGTCGCTCTCACCTTCTTCATAACCTACTGTAGCTTCCCATGTGGGCAAACACACGGATACAGCATGCTTCGTGTTGGGCGGAATAGATTCACCGACCGCTCTAGatatcattttttctacAGTTGATCTTGTTTTCCCTGCTAACGTAGCTCTTGTCCTAGTGAATCAGTGCTACCAAGTACATTTTATTATCGTTATATATCTAAAATATGACTAATTATTAGACCGAGGTGTCGTAAAATGCAGGGGCGCTATCATgattttcacttttttatCTCAGCGCATGATGGTTAGTCACACATATTTGAGTTGAAGGGTTTTATCGGCGTAAATACTGTCAATCATTGTCAGTCATTTAAGTTCGTATAGGCAAGATACTTGAATCGATTACTGCCATTTCCAGAACTATCctgatattattttattaagCTGTCGCAAGTTCAGTTTGGTTGTTGCGCATTTTCCATGGGAGCTAATATTTGAGATTTTCAATCTCGTCaaacgaagaaaagaaattcaggTTGCCAAGAAACCAAACAGCAGCAAAAGCAGCAGAACAAGTAAACGAACGTCAAAAGAAACCACAATGAAGAGCTTGATTGCAATCCCTGTCGCAACCTTCGTTGCTTTTATAGCAATATCCTACTGTGTGCCATGGTACACATATTTTAAAGGGAGGCCAAGGCCGTTGAGAGCGGAAGATATGAGAGATCAGATCGAAAGCATGTTTCTGGCATCCTGGAGAGACTATTCCGAATATGGCTGGGGATACGATGTGTATGGCCCTATTAAGCACACTTTCCATAATATTCCTCGTGGAAACCAGCCGCTGGGTTGGATCATTGTAGATTCCCTGGATACTTTGATGTTGATGTATAACTCCTCCACGCAATACAAGCGTAAGTTTAAGGcagaaattttgaaatcgGAGGAATGGATAAATGATGTCCTGgattttgatattgatgCTGAAGTGAATGTTTTTGAGACCACTATTAGAATGCTTGGTGGTTTATTGTCAGCATATCATCTCTCAGATCTACTTGAAGTGGGTAATAAAACTGTTTACTTGAACAAGGCGATTGACTTGGGGGATAGGCTTTCCTTGTCATTTTTATCCAGCAACACTGGAATTCCATACTCTAGTATTAACCTACGTAGTGGTCAGGCCATTAAGAATCATGCAGATGGTGGTGCGTCTTCCACTGCAGAATTCACCACATTACAAATGGAGTTCAAATACCTGGCGTACTTGACGGGGAATCGTACTTATTGGGAGTTGGTTGAACGTGTTTACGAGCCTttatacaaaaataatgatctTTTGAATACTTACGATGGATTGGTTCCAATTTACACACTGCCGGAGACTGGCAAATTTAGTGGAATGACCATCAGATTCGGATCTAGGGGCGATTCGTTTTATGAGTATCTGCTGAAACAGTATTTACTGACGCACGAAACGCTTTATTATGACCTATATAGAAAGTCCATGCAGGGCATGAAGAAGCATTTACTAAGACATTCTAAGCCCTCCTCATTCAGCTACATCGgcgaaagagaaagaggcCTGAAAGGAGggttttcttcaaagatggACCATCTTGTTTGCTTCATGGGCGGATTATTGGCATCCGGCGCCACTGATGGCCTTCCTTTCCATGAAGCTCGTAATAgaccattcttttctttttcccctgaaagaaaaagtgatTGGGCTTTGGCTAAAGAACTAACTTACACGTGTTATCAAATGTACAATCAGACACCTTCAGGACTTGCTCCTGAAATCGTTGTCTTCAACGAAGGAAACACTAAACGACATGGTTGGTGGCAGTCGCCATCGGgcgatttttttgtaaaaccGCACGATAGGTATAACCTACAAAGACCAGAAACGGTAGAATCAATCATGTTTATGTATCATTTATCCCATAATAGCAAATACCGTGAATGGGGAGCCGAAATTGCGAAGaacttttttgaaaacaccTGTATTGATTGCAGTGACCCAAGATTGAGACGCTTCACAAGTTTGAGTGATTGTATCACGTTACctacaaaaaaatctaacaACATGGAAAGCTTTTGGTTGGGAGAGACCTTGAAGTACTTGtacatattatttttagatGACTTTGATTTGACTAAGGTTGTTTTCAACACAGAAGCACATCCTTTTCCAGTActagatgaaaaaattctaaaatCGAAATCTCTGACCACAGGATGGTCGTTATAGAGTAATTTATCATATTTCAATTAACACTGTTTCTAACATTGGTAAAAGTATTATGATAACGCCTAATGGTTTTATGTTGAAGCTTATtattaccatttttttacttatTATGCGGTGTGATGATGCgctatattatttttctaatgtcttagaaaatgaaaaatttgcaATGCTTACTTTagcaaaaaaagtataCAACTTCTATGATTATCTGTGTATTTCAGCATAAacaatctttcttttgccTAGATATTtagtattattttattttttggaaaaagtCGCTTGATTTTCGATGGATATTACAGAATTGTTACAGTGCTTTTCCTGTACTTTAGACCAAAACGCTACCGTAAGAACTAATGCGGAAACACATCTCAAAAACGCAAGCAGGGTACCAGGATTCTTAGGTGCTTGTCTGGATATCattgctgctgctgaaGTTCCAGAGAACATCAAGTTATCAGcttctttatatttcaaaaataaaatcactTATGGTTGGTGTGCTAATGCCAGGCATGGTTCGAATGAATTATTGGATTCACATGTCGATCCCGATGAAAAACCAGTGGTAAAAGATATGTTAATCAAAACTATGGTTAGTGTGTCCAAGACCTCTCCGCGTTGTATAAGAGTGCTAAAATCCGCCCTTACTGTAATCATCTCTGAAGATTATCCTAGCAAAAAATGGGATGATTTGTTGCCAAGTTCCTTAGAACTTCTTTCAAGTAAAGACATCAGTGTAACATATGTCGGACTTCTGTGTCTTGCAGAGATTTTCAGGACGTACAGATGGAAGAGCAACGATGAGAGACAGGGCTTAGAAGAGCTAATTTTGAGTTACTTTCCTGCTTTACTAGACTATGGTGCAAATGTTCTTTTCCAGGATGGTAAATATATGAATAACGAACAAATTGGCGAACTGGTTAAATTAATTGTTAAAATTTACAAGTTTGTTTCATACCATGACCTACCTTTTACGTTACAACGTCCGGAATCGTTTACTCCATGGGcatgtttttttgttaatatTATCCAGCAGCCGTTACCTCAGGATGTTCTAGCTATATCTGATGTTGAGGTTAGAAGTAAAAATCCATGGGTTAAATGTAAGAAATGGGCCCTTGCAAACCTTTATAGGCTTTTTCAGAGGTATGCATCAACCTCACTGACAAGGAAATTCCAATATGATGAGTTCAAACAAATGTACTGTGACCAATTTCTAACCCAATTCTTGCAAGTCGTCTTTAAGCAAATTGAGGAATGGGGGACTGGACAGTTGTGGTTGAGTGACGAATGTTTATACTacattttgaattttgtgGAACAATGCGTTGTGCAAAAGGCTACTTGGAAGCTTGTTGGACCACATTATAACGTAATTCTTCAACATGTTATTTTTCCTCTACTAAAACCTAGTACTGATACTTTAGAAACCTTTGAGAATGATCCTCAGGAATACATTAACCGGAATATGGACTTTTGGGATATCGGTTACTCCCCAGATCTAGCCGCATTGGCTTTGCTAACGACGTGCGTCACGAAACGTGGTAAATCTACCCTACACCCGACTTTAGAGTTCATGGTTACAACTTTACAGAATGCCATTGGTGACTACAACAATATTACATTGGACAATGCCTTGCAAATTGAGTCATGTTTGAGAATATTCTCTAGCATAATTGACCGTTTGATTACGAAAGAGTCACCGTTCGCGAATCAGATGGAAGAGTTTATAATGACATTTGTTTTACCTTTCTTCAAGTCCCAATATGGATTTCTGCAAAGCCGTGTCTGTGATGTTTGTTCGAAGTTGGGATCAATGGATTTTAAAGACCCGATAATAACATCTACCATATATGAAGGTGTCATGAATTGTCTAAATAATTCACACAATTCATTACCTGTAGAATTGATGGCTGCATTGGCATTACAAACTTTTATAAGTGATGATCAGTTTAATAGAGAACTATCCAGACATGTTGTTCCTACTATGCAGAAGTTACTAAGTTTGTCTAACGACTTTGAATCTGATGTAATTTCGGGTGTTATGCAAGATTTTGTTGAACAATTTGCTGAGCAACTGCAACCTTTTGGAGTTGAACTAATGAATACTTTGGTCCAGCAGTTTTTGAAACTGGCTATTGATCTACATGAAGCTTCCAATTTAGATCCAGAATCGCTCACAAATGTTGATAATATCCCCGATGAGTCTGAGAAGCAAATGGCAGCACTAGGTATTTTGTCAACTACTATATCTATTTTGTTATCATTCGAGAACTCACCGGAAATCTTAAAAAACTTGGAGCAGTCATTTTATCCTGCTGCAGAGTTTATCTTGAAAAACGATATCGAAGATTTCTATCGCGAATGTTGTGAATTTGTAGAGAACTCCACATTCTTGCTAAGAGACATTACACCCATTAGCTGGAAAATCTTGGAGTTAATTGGAGAATGCAACAGAAGACCAGATAGTATGGTCTCTTATTACCTAAGTGACTTCATGCTAGCCCTCAACAATATTCTGATTTACGGTAA comes from the Saccharomyces mikatae IFO 1815 strain IFO1815 genome assembly, chromosome: 10 genome and includes:
- the NMD5 gene encoding Nmd5p (similar to Saccharomyces cerevisiae NMD5 (YJR132W); ancestral locus Anc_4.361), with protein sequence MDITELLQCFSCTLDQNATVRTNAETHLKNASRVPGFLGACLDIIAAAEVPENIKLSASLYFKNKITYGWCANARHGSNELLDSHVDPDEKPVVKDMLIKTMVSVSKTSPRCIRVLKSALTVIISEDYPSKKWDDLLPSSLELLSSKDISVTYVGLLCLAEIFRTYRWKSNDERQGLEELILSYFPALLDYGANVLFQDGKYMNNEQIGELVKLIVKIYKFVSYHDLPFTLQRPESFTPWACFFVNIIQQPLPQDVLAISDVEVRSKNPWVKCKKWALANLYRLFQRYASTSLTRKFQYDEFKQMYCDQFLTQFLQVVFKQIEEWGTGQLWLSDECLYYILNFVEQCVVQKATWKLVGPHYNVILQHVIFPLLKPSTDTLETFENDPQEYINRNMDFWDIGYSPDLAALALLTTCVTKRGKSTLHPTLEFMVTTLQNAIGDYNNITLDNALQIESCLRIFSSIIDRLITKESPFANQMEEFIMTFVLPFFKSQYGFLQSRVCDVCSKLGSMDFKDPIITSTIYEGVMNCLNNSHNSLPVELMAALALQTFISDDQFNRELSRHVVPTMQKLLSLSNDFESDVISGVMQDFVEQFAEQLQPFGVELMNTLVQQFLKLAIDLHEASNLDPESLTNVDNIPDESEKQMAALGILSTTISILLSFENSPEILKNLEQSFYPAAEFILKNDIEDFYRECCEFVENSTFLLRDITPISWKILELIGECNRRPDSMVSYYLSDFMLALNNILIYGKNELKKNEFYTKIIFEIYQKAVVSEDNSLDDLRVVFDLSQELVLALDDHLPQHYREHLLADVVKAILTQKNELKSSVVFSVTAFNVVISNVITEPLITLQYLKQQGCLEFFFQVWITDYIPNYKRCYDIKLSVLALLRIISKLESNDYTMLSLESLVPQLGITVTQLASRLPMALKQLANQRKEFSSSGLEEDANWDENFLDIEDDDEDDEEGNLTEKYLELIKNRSDSLDFVDGYDAKETFDDLEEDPLTGSILDAVDVYKVFKESIMNLQHVDSNRYQGIMRHLTPADQELFMGIMNT
- the MNS1 gene encoding mannosyl-oligosaccharide 1,2-alpha-mannosidase (similar to Saccharomyces cerevisiae MNS1 (YJR131W); ancestral locus Anc_4.355); the encoded protein is MKSLIAIPVATFVAFIAISYCVPWYTYFKGRPRPLRAEDMRDQIESMFLASWRDYSEYGWGYDVYGPIKHTFHNIPRGNQPLGWIIVDSLDTLMLMYNSSTQYKRKFKAEILKSEEWINDVLDFDIDAEVNVFETTIRMLGGLLSAYHLSDLLEVGNKTVYLNKAIDLGDRLSLSFLSSNTGIPYSSINLRSGQAIKNHADGGASSTAEFTTLQMEFKYLAYLTGNRTYWELVERVYEPLYKNNDLLNTYDGLVPIYTLPETGKFSGMTIRFGSRGDSFYEYLLKQYLLTHETLYYDLYRKSMQGMKKHLLRHSKPSSFSYIGERERGLKGGFSSKMDHLVCFMGGLLASGATDGLPFHEARNRPFFSFSPERKSDWALAKELTYTCYQMYNQTPSGLAPEIVVFNEGNTKRHGWWQSPSGDFFVKPHDRYNLQRPETVESIMFMYHLSHNSKYREWGAEIAKNFFENTCIDCSDPRLRRFTSLSDCITLPTKKSNNMESFWLGETLKYLYILFLDDFDLTKVVFNTEAHPFPVLDEKILKSKSLTTGWSL